A genomic window from Pseudomonadales bacterium includes:
- a CDS encoding CaiB/BaiF CoA-transferase family protein, translating to MHHTDSLPLQAITVVDLTRVVAGPSATRTLCDLGATVLKIEPPDGDLLRQGVPKVSGVAVGFTQLNTGKRMLSIDLQQVEGQRLVQRLVDRADVLVENYRPGVTTRLGLDFASASARNPGLVYCSISGYGQDGPAASRRAYAPIIHAELGLLDLNARERETEPLPEAVSHADFAVGAQAATAILAALLHRQATGRGQHIDVSMAETMLAMNEWTAVEVNGGFGGQISPFRPGRAALLKLPDGAWVQVPGNPTTWIFGVARALGKQGELEQRGWLTPADTQGHEQAIKALMQSWAAEFPSVRAFEAALDAARIPLGQVKPLAGTLHEDWALARGAFVAVRSNDEDAEGAQVQVPRSPWRFSASPGIGPRTGTCLRGAHNRSELSERLGLDAAQLDLLEQTGVLCRETSSVSP from the coding sequence TTGCACCACACTGACAGCCTGCCGCTGCAGGCAATCACCGTTGTCGATCTCACCCGGGTGGTTGCTGGACCGAGCGCTACCCGGACCCTCTGTGACCTGGGCGCCACAGTTCTGAAAATCGAACCACCCGATGGAGATCTCCTGCGACAGGGGGTTCCGAAGGTATCCGGTGTCGCCGTCGGGTTCACCCAGCTCAACACCGGCAAGCGCATGCTCTCCATCGATCTGCAGCAGGTGGAAGGGCAGCGGCTGGTGCAGCGGCTGGTCGATCGCGCCGATGTGCTGGTGGAGAACTACCGACCCGGGGTCACCACCCGGCTGGGGCTTGATTTCGCTTCCGCGAGCGCGCGCAATCCCGGCCTCGTGTACTGCTCGATCTCCGGTTACGGACAGGATGGCCCCGCGGCTTCCCGACGGGCCTATGCGCCGATCATTCACGCCGAGCTGGGCCTGCTGGATCTCAACGCCCGGGAGCGGGAAACCGAGCCCCTGCCGGAGGCAGTCTCTCACGCGGATTTCGCCGTCGGCGCCCAGGCGGCGACGGCGATCCTCGCCGCACTCCTCCACAGGCAGGCCACCGGGCGCGGCCAGCACATCGACGTTTCCATGGCGGAGACGATGCTGGCGATGAACGAGTGGACGGCGGTCGAAGTCAACGGTGGCTTCGGCGGCCAGATCAGCCCTTTCCGACCTGGCAGGGCTGCGCTCCTCAAACTCCCGGATGGTGCCTGGGTACAGGTACCCGGCAATCCGACGACCTGGATCTTCGGTGTCGCCCGGGCCCTGGGGAAGCAGGGTGAGCTGGAGCAGCGCGGCTGGCTGACCCCCGCGGATACCCAGGGCCACGAACAGGCCATCAAGGCGCTGATGCAGAGCTGGGCTGCGGAATTTCCATCCGTGCGCGCCTTCGAAGCGGCACTGGATGCGGCAAGAATTCCCCTGGGACAGGTCAAACCCCTGGCAGGTACCCTGCACGAAGACTGGGCGCTGGCGAGGGGTGCCTTCGTCGCCGTGCGCTCAAACGATGAAGATGCGGAAGGTGCGCAGGTCCAGGTACCACGTTCGCCGTGGCGTTTTTCAGCCTCACCCGGAATCGGCCCCCGCACCGGCACCTGTCTGCGCGGCGCCCACAATCGCAGTGAACTGAGCGAGCGCCTGGGTCTCGATGCGGCGCAACTGGATTTACTGGAGCAGACCGGCGTGCTGTGCCGGGAGACCTCGTCCGTCAGTCCCTGA
- a CDS encoding M28 family metallopeptidase — MSREPGRRFHLTMVLTAAGALMGSVQADTRTPVDDPMDLQSIVTRVRADRIEADIRALVGFGTRHTLSATDSEKRGIGAARRWIEAEFRRTSAVCGGCLTVVTQSETVSGRRIPTPTEVVNVLAIQRGESEPDRYVIMSGDIDSRVSDPLDARADSPGANDNASGMAGVLEAARVLTRYRFPATIVYVGLSGEEQGLYGGAIMARAASAQGWAIQAVLNNDMIGNIEGVNGVIDNATARVFSEGTRMAETEEEARQRRYTGGEVDSASRNLARFIDLMADRYIPNLDVMLVYRLDRFGRGGHHLPFNEAGYPAVRIMETNENYRRQHQDIREEGGVAYGDVIAGVNFPYAAKLTALNAVSLAAMAAAPAPPDAVSIEGAVQPDTRLQWQAVPGAAGYRIYWRETSAPTWTHHRDAGDVTEATLDNLVIDNYFFGVSSVGTGGLESPVVFPGPAGDFFRD, encoded by the coding sequence ATGAGCAGAGAACCCGGGCGGCGTTTCCATCTGACGATGGTGCTGACAGCAGCGGGTGCGTTGATGGGTTCCGTGCAGGCCGATACACGTACGCCGGTCGATGACCCCATGGACCTGCAGAGCATTGTCACCCGGGTGCGTGCGGATCGCATCGAAGCCGACATCCGCGCACTTGTGGGGTTCGGGACCCGTCACACCCTCTCTGCCACCGATTCTGAAAAGCGCGGCATCGGCGCGGCGAGACGCTGGATCGAGGCGGAGTTCAGGCGTACGTCAGCGGTCTGTGGCGGCTGCCTTACCGTGGTTACCCAGAGCGAAACGGTATCCGGAAGGCGGATCCCCACGCCCACCGAGGTTGTGAACGTGCTGGCCATCCAGCGGGGTGAAAGCGAGCCGGATCGCTATGTGATCATGAGTGGCGATATCGATTCCCGGGTCAGTGACCCGCTGGATGCCCGCGCGGACTCACCCGGCGCGAACGACAACGCAAGCGGCATGGCAGGCGTGCTCGAAGCGGCGCGGGTGCTGACCCGCTACAGGTTCCCGGCAACCATCGTCTACGTCGGACTCTCCGGTGAAGAACAGGGACTCTACGGCGGCGCAATCATGGCCCGCGCCGCCAGTGCCCAGGGCTGGGCGATTCAGGCCGTACTCAACAACGACATGATCGGCAACATCGAAGGAGTGAACGGTGTGATCGATAATGCTACTGCGCGCGTGTTCTCAGAAGGTACGCGGATGGCGGAGACAGAAGAGGAGGCACGGCAGCGGCGCTACACGGGCGGTGAGGTGGATTCCGCTTCGCGCAACCTCGCCCGTTTCATTGACCTGATGGCCGACAGGTACATACCCAATCTCGATGTGATGCTCGTCTATCGACTCGATCGCTTCGGACGGGGTGGCCATCATCTCCCCTTCAACGAAGCCGGTTATCCGGCTGTGCGGATCATGGAGACCAACGAAAATTACCGGCGCCAGCACCAGGACATCCGGGAGGAGGGCGGGGTCGCCTATGGTGATGTGATTGCCGGGGTCAACTTTCCCTATGCGGCGAAACTCACGGCCCTCAATGCGGTCTCCCTCGCCGCAATGGCAGCAGCACCCGCACCACCGGACGCGGTTTCCATCGAAGGTGCGGTGCAGCCGGATACCCGGCTGCAGTGGCAGGCGGTGCCGGGGGCGGCCGGCTACCGGATCTACTGGCGGGAAACTTCCGCACCGACCTGGACACACCATCGCGATGCAGGCGATGTCACCGAAGCGACCTTGGACAACCTTGTCATCGACAACTATTTCTTCGGCGTGTCGAGTGTTGGAACCGGCGGACTGGAGAGCCCGGTGGTTTTTCCGGGACCTGCGGGCGACTTTTTCAGGGACTGA
- a CDS encoding globin — MQTAAIIINSMERVAQRSGDITQAIFANYLARCEGSRGLMSHMDQHMQGRMLEQVLLLLMEDGEEELQRYLAFETANHASYGVEYYMYENLFAAVQDVVYASLSEDLTAAEKAAWQSRVQSLLRAVESATRRLAAPAAKAIQ; from the coding sequence ATGCAGACGGCCGCCATCATCATCAATTCCATGGAGCGGGTTGCACAGCGCAGCGGCGACATTACCCAGGCGATTTTTGCAAACTATCTGGCACGGTGCGAAGGATCCCGGGGACTGATGAGCCATATGGATCAGCATATGCAGGGTCGCATGCTTGAGCAGGTACTGCTGCTGCTGATGGAAGATGGAGAAGAGGAGCTGCAGCGTTATCTCGCCTTCGAAACTGCCAATCATGCCTCCTACGGTGTGGAGTACTACATGTACGAAAATCTTTTTGCCGCCGTTCAGGATGTCGTCTACGCCAGTCTTTCCGAGGATCTCACTGCGGCGGAGAAAGCGGCCTGGCAATCCCGTGTGCAGAGTCTGCTGCGGGCAGTCGAGTCGGCAACCCGCAGGCTGGCTGCCCCGGCCGCAAAAGCGATTCAGTGA
- a CDS encoding glutathione S-transferase family protein encodes MIDIYHAPGTRSLRVIWLCEELRLPHRVIPVDFSPEYRASAEWRKKNPVGKVPVLVDGDLTLFESGAMVQYLLDRYGEGRLQPARGTPEHALYLQWSWFAEATFARPLGEIVNHRRAIPEAQQSQTAIEEMQARAWLCVEAIDRALEGRSYLLGAEFTAADIMTGYTLMLADRFLPQRLPPRVAEYWADLAARPACAAALSHDH; translated from the coding sequence ATGATTGATATCTATCACGCACCGGGTACCCGATCCCTGCGGGTCATATGGCTGTGCGAGGAGTTGCGGCTGCCGCATCGGGTCATTCCGGTGGACTTCTCCCCGGAATATCGGGCGAGCGCCGAATGGCGGAAAAAAAACCCGGTGGGCAAGGTCCCCGTTCTGGTGGACGGCGATCTGACGCTCTTCGAATCCGGTGCCATGGTGCAGTATCTCCTCGACCGCTACGGCGAGGGACGTCTGCAGCCTGCACGGGGCACGCCTGAGCATGCGCTTTATCTGCAATGGAGCTGGTTCGCCGAGGCCACCTTCGCCCGCCCGCTGGGTGAAATTGTCAATCACCGCCGGGCCATCCCGGAGGCTCAGCAGAGCCAGACAGCCATCGAGGAGATGCAGGCTCGTGCCTGGCTGTGTGTGGAAGCGATCGACAGAGCGCTGGAAGGACGCAGCTACCTGCTCGGTGCGGAATTCACGGCTGCAGACATCATGACCGGCTACACCCTCATGCTGGCGGACAGGTTCCTGCCACAGCGCCTGCCGCCCCGGGTTGCCGAGTACTGGGCCGATCTCGCGGCGCGCCCCGCCTGCGCGGCCGCACTTTCACACGATCACTGA
- a CDS encoding DUF3604 domain-containing protein encodes MRNSERAGVMVMLLALLGCTPEEAPSPPANPAANAATSAADTSTATVTRNPQRDAYYGDLHVHTTYSFDAFIFGTRTTPDDAYQYAKGEAIQHPAGFEMKGSAALDFQAVTDHGIYLGMLPAMNDPESKAGRHEISVAIREAKTAADRRTAFGRVIGLLRGDVTDDLFDIEVSKAAWSEIVDSAERHNEPGVFTTFIGYEYTSSGPAFENLHRNVIYRGGRAPDMPFTASMSTNPEDLWNWMDAERASGRELLAIPHNSNGSNGWMFRPGRFDGSPMDADYADQRMRNEPLVELTQVKGTSETHPALSPNDEWADFEIMPLRIASDLPSQPDGSYVRQALQRGLQYQDTEGFNPFRFGFIGSSDTHNGAGSFEEYNYWSKTGLTDATPELRGSVPVASGEKAGSYTQPAARYWGASGLAGVWSESNTRDDLYDAMRRRETFATSGPRIPVRFFAGFELPADLPGRADSIALAYQKAVPMGGDLLARGAAAPAFFVWAARAPDSAPLQRIQIVKGWMADGESREQVYDVACSGGASPDPGTYRCPDNGAKVDVTTCEIDEARGAAELGALWRDPGFDPAQRAVYYARVLENPTCRWSTWDALRAGAALRPDLPAVIQERAWSSPIWFEPSGA; translated from the coding sequence ATGAGAAATTCTGAACGCGCCGGAGTGATGGTGATGCTGCTCGCTCTATTGGGCTGCACACCGGAGGAGGCGCCTTCACCACCGGCGAACCCTGCCGCAAACGCCGCAACCAGCGCAGCAGACACCAGCACCGCCACCGTGACACGCAATCCCCAGCGTGACGCCTACTACGGCGATCTGCACGTGCACACCACCTACTCTTTTGATGCCTTCATATTCGGCACCAGGACCACCCCGGACGATGCCTACCAGTATGCGAAAGGAGAAGCGATCCAGCACCCGGCCGGATTCGAGATGAAAGGGTCGGCCGCGCTGGATTTCCAGGCGGTCACCGATCACGGCATCTACCTCGGCATGCTGCCTGCGATGAACGATCCTGAATCGAAAGCAGGTCGCCATGAAATTTCCGTGGCGATCCGCGAAGCGAAGACGGCTGCGGATCGGCGTACGGCCTTCGGCCGGGTGATCGGCCTGCTGCGCGGCGATGTTACCGACGATCTCTTTGATATCGAGGTCTCCAAAGCGGCCTGGTCTGAGATCGTGGATTCAGCCGAGCGTCACAACGAACCCGGCGTCTTCACCACCTTCATCGGCTATGAATACACAAGTTCCGGTCCGGCATTCGAAAACCTGCATCGCAATGTGATCTATCGTGGTGGTCGCGCACCTGATATGCCCTTCACCGCGTCGATGAGCACCAATCCCGAAGACCTCTGGAACTGGATGGATGCCGAGCGGGCATCTGGCCGGGAGCTGCTGGCCATTCCCCACAACTCCAATGGCTCCAACGGCTGGATGTTCCGGCCTGGCCGATTCGACGGCAGCCCCATGGACGCCGACTATGCCGATCAGCGCATGCGGAACGAGCCGCTCGTTGAGTTGACCCAGGTCAAGGGCACTTCCGAAACCCATCCAGCACTTTCACCCAATGACGAATGGGCCGATTTCGAAATCATGCCCCTGCGGATCGCCAGTGACCTGCCCAGCCAGCCCGATGGCAGCTATGTGCGCCAGGCCCTGCAGCGGGGCCTCCAGTATCAGGACACCGAGGGATTCAATCCCTTCCGCTTCGGTTTCATAGGTTCCAGCGATACGCACAACGGTGCCGGATCATTCGAGGAATACAACTACTGGAGTAAAACCGGACTCACCGATGCGACACCCGAGCTGCGGGGTTCTGTTCCGGTCGCTTCCGGTGAAAAGGCAGGTTCCTACACTCAGCCGGCCGCCCGCTACTGGGGCGCCTCCGGACTGGCCGGGGTGTGGTCCGAATCCAACACCCGGGACGATCTCTATGATGCCATGCGCCGACGGGAGACCTTTGCCACCAGTGGCCCGCGGATTCCCGTGCGATTTTTTGCCGGTTTCGAACTGCCCGCCGATCTGCCGGGGCGCGCTGACAGCATCGCCCTCGCGTATCAGAAGGCGGTTCCCATGGGTGGCGACCTGCTGGCCCGCGGAGCTGCGGCCCCCGCCTTCTTCGTGTGGGCCGCCCGGGCTCCGGATTCGGCACCGCTGCAGCGCATTCAGATCGTCAAAGGCTGGATGGCGGACGGTGAGAGCCGGGAGCAGGTTTACGATGTCGCCTGCTCCGGCGGCGCGAGCCCGGATCCTGGCACCTACCGCTGTCCGGACAACGGTGCCAAGGTCGATGTGACCACCTGCGAGATCGACGAGGCGCGCGGGGCAGCCGAACTCGGCGCGTTGTGGAGAGATCCCGGCTTCGACCCGGCACAGCGCGCCGTTTACTACGCGCGGGTGCTGGAAAATCCCACCTGCCGCTGGTCGACATGGGATGCGCTGCGAGCGGGTGCCGCACTGCGTCCGGACCTGCCTGCCGTCATCCAGGAACGGGCCTGGTCTTCGCCAATCTGGTTTGAACCGTCCGGCGCGTAA